The Peribacillus sp. FSL E2-0218 genome contains a region encoding:
- a CDS encoding RluA family pseudouridine synthase has protein sequence MSNQNFSLTWSVLEEDSGSLLREFLSKCDISKRALTDIKFKGGSILVNGIIVTVRERIEAGDVVTVIFPPELASGGLLPEPIPLDVKYEDEFVLVVVKPPAMNTIPSREHPNGSLANGLAGYYKKTGIQATIHIVTRLDRDTSGLVLIAKHRHIHHLLSGQQKMGQVKRRYQAISEGLVAGPGGVVDAPIGRKSTSIIEREVRNDGRHARTLFQVLAHTASHTFLKLELQTGRTHQIRVHMAHIGHPLAGDDLYGGSRTEINRQALHCFELKFLHPFTKRMMLFQEELPEDMKNLLEVK, from the coding sequence ATGTCAAATCAAAATTTTTCTTTGACTTGGTCGGTTCTTGAAGAGGATTCCGGATCTTTATTGCGAGAGTTTCTCAGCAAATGCGATATTTCAAAGCGGGCATTAACGGATATTAAGTTTAAAGGCGGATCTATCTTGGTGAATGGCATTATCGTCACCGTCAGGGAACGTATTGAAGCTGGGGATGTCGTGACGGTCATATTTCCCCCAGAGCTGGCAAGCGGAGGACTTTTGCCGGAACCGATCCCCCTGGATGTCAAGTATGAAGATGAATTCGTATTGGTGGTGGTCAAGCCGCCTGCCATGAATACCATCCCGTCCCGGGAGCATCCAAATGGCAGTCTGGCAAATGGCTTGGCCGGCTATTATAAGAAAACGGGAATACAGGCAACGATCCATATCGTTACAAGGCTGGATAGGGATACGTCCGGACTTGTTTTAATTGCCAAGCATCGGCATATCCATCATCTTTTGAGTGGGCAGCAAAAAATGGGCCAGGTGAAACGGAGATACCAAGCCATTTCCGAAGGGCTTGTTGCCGGGCCTGGAGGTGTGGTCGACGCCCCTATCGGAAGGAAATCGACGAGCATCATTGAACGGGAAGTCCGCAACGATGGCAGGCATGCCCGTACGTTATTCCAGGTATTGGCACACACTGCTTCCCATACATTCCTCAAATTGGAACTCCAAACCGGGCGGACGCACCAAATCAGGGTGCATATGGCTCATATCGGGCATCCCCTGGCAGGTGATGATTTATATGGAGGCAGCAGGACGGAAATCAATCGCCAAGCCCTTCATTGTTTTGAATTGAAATTTTTGCATCCCTTCACGAAGAGGATGATGTTGTTTCAGGAAGAGCTGCCTGAAGATATGAAGAATTTGCTCGAAGTGAAGTGA
- a CDS encoding NAD kinase, which produces MKFAITSKGDAKSNTLMQRMRTYLQDFQLDYDEDQPDIVISVGGDGTLLYAFHRYKNRLDKTAFVGVHTGHLGFYADWTPDEIEKLVIALAKTPFQIVEYPLLETIVRYQHGGREARFLALNESTVKSVEGTLVMDVEIRGQHFETFRGDGLCIATPSGSTAYNKALGGAIVHPSIDAIQITELASINNRVFRTVGSPLLLPAHHTCMFRPVNAVNFQITIDHLTLLQEDVKSIQCRVADEKIRFARFRPFPFWKRVHDSFIAN; this is translated from the coding sequence ATGAAATTTGCGATTACGTCAAAAGGGGATGCAAAATCGAATACCTTGATGCAAAGGATGCGAACGTATCTCCAGGACTTTCAGTTGGACTATGACGAGGATCAGCCGGATATTGTCATTTCGGTCGGCGGTGATGGCACATTATTATATGCTTTCCACCGTTATAAGAATCGTTTGGACAAAACGGCCTTTGTTGGTGTGCATACTGGGCATCTGGGTTTTTACGCGGATTGGACGCCGGATGAAATAGAAAAATTGGTGATAGCGCTAGCAAAAACCCCCTTTCAAATTGTGGAATATCCTTTGCTGGAAACGATTGTCCGCTATCAGCATGGAGGACGTGAGGCCAGGTTTTTGGCTTTGAATGAATCGACAGTCAAAAGCGTTGAAGGCACGCTCGTGATGGATGTCGAGATACGCGGCCAGCATTTCGAAACGTTCCGTGGGGATGGTCTGTGCATCGCGACCCCATCGGGCAGCACGGCATATAATAAGGCTCTTGGGGGAGCCATCGTCCACCCATCCATCGATGCCATCCAGATCACCGAATTGGCATCCATCAATAATCGTGTGTTCAGGACTGTCGGTTCGCCGCTATTGCTGCCGGCGCACCATACGTGTATGTTCCGGCCTGTGAATGCGGTCAATTTTCAAATTACCATCGATCATTTAACCCTTCTTCAAGAGGATGTAAAGTCGATTCAGTGCCGAGTGGCTGATGAAAAGATCCGCTTTGCCAGATTCCGCCCTTTTCCATTCTGGAAAAGAGTGCATGATTCATTCATTGCTAATTAA
- the prpE gene encoding bis(5'-nucleosyl)-tetraphosphatase PrpE: protein MNIDIIGDIHGCFPEFKQLTKNMGYTWETGIPIHPSGRILGFVGDLTDRGPSSLQVIEVVHELVINQKLAKYAPGNHCNKLYRYLSGNKVQVSHGLETTVAEYQSRSIREQKKIRKKFMELYERSPLYQHLDDGRLIIAHAGIRREYIGQYGSKVKTFVLYGDINGSKHPDGSPIRKDWARSYEGDAWIVYGHTPVPNARQVNRTYNIDTGCVFGGKLTAIRYPEMELQDVPSSMPYLAEKFRTSFD from the coding sequence ATGAACATCGATATCATCGGGGACATTCACGGATGCTTCCCCGAATTCAAGCAGCTAACAAAAAATATGGGCTATACGTGGGAAACCGGGATACCAATCCATCCTTCCGGCAGGATTCTTGGATTTGTTGGCGATTTGACAGACCGCGGCCCAAGCTCCCTCCAGGTGATCGAGGTTGTCCATGAATTGGTCATAAATCAAAAACTTGCAAAATATGCCCCAGGTAATCATTGCAATAAGCTGTATCGTTATTTGTCGGGCAATAAGGTCCAAGTATCACATGGATTGGAGACTACAGTAGCTGAATATCAATCCCGGAGCATTCGGGAACAAAAGAAGATCCGCAAAAAATTCATGGAATTATATGAACGCTCCCCCCTCTATCAACACCTGGATGATGGCCGTTTAATCATTGCGCATGCCGGCATCCGGAGGGAGTATATCGGCCAATATGGGAGTAAGGTGAAAACCTTCGTTCTCTATGGTGATATCAACGGCTCCAAACATCCAGACGGTTCTCCGATCAGAAAGGATTGGGCCCGGTCCTACGAAGGAGATGCCTGGATCGTGTATGGACATACACCAGTCCCAAATGCCCGACAAGTCAATCGTACATACAACATTGATACCGGCTGCGTCTTCGGCGGCAAATTGACAGCGATCCGTTATCCTGAAATGGAACTTCAAGATGTACCTTCTTCCATGCCCTACCTAGCAGAAAAATTCAGGACTTCTTTCGATTAA
- a CDS encoding GTP pyrophosphokinase family protein produces the protein MESWDDFLAPYTQAVEELKVKLKGLRKQFERENIHSPIEFVTGRVKPIVSILDKASLKDIPIDKLGTEIQDIAGLRMMCQFVDDIAQVVELLRGRNDFEIVEERNYISHKKASGYRSYHVVIRYPVQTIHGEKNILAEIQIRTLAMNFWATIEHSLNYKYKGIFPEDIQLRLKRAAEAAFLLDAEMSQIRTEIQEAQRLFSRKKDS, from the coding sequence ATGGAGAGTTGGGACGATTTCTTGGCGCCTTATACACAGGCTGTCGAAGAATTGAAGGTTAAGCTAAAGGGATTAAGGAAGCAGTTTGAGCGTGAGAATATTCACTCCCCCATCGAATTTGTTACGGGCAGGGTAAAGCCGATTGTCAGCATTTTGGATAAGGCAAGTCTGAAGGACATTCCGATTGATAAATTGGGAACCGAGATTCAGGATATTGCAGGTCTTAGGATGATGTGCCAGTTTGTGGATGATATCGCACAAGTGGTTGAACTGTTACGTGGCCGCAATGATTTCGAGATCGTTGAGGAAAGGAATTATATTTCCCATAAAAAAGCAAGCGGCTACCGTTCTTATCATGTGGTCATACGTTATCCGGTCCAGACGATACATGGCGAAAAAAATATCCTTGCCGAAATTCAAATCAGGACACTCGCAATGAATTTTTGGGCGACGATTGAACATTCGTTAAATTATAAATATAAAGGCATTTTTCCGGAAGATATCCAACTGCGGCTGAAACGTGCGGCTGAAGCGGCTTTCCTGCTTGATGCAGAGATGTCGCAGATCCGGACGGAAATCCAGGAAGCACAGCGCCTTTTTTCAAGGAAGAAAGATTCTTGA
- a CDS encoding ClpXP adapter SpxH family protein has translation MSDWIKTQHCYDIGKKPIEIYVFVDPLCPECWGLEPIIRKLQIEYGQLFSLRHVLSGKIDSLNMGKNKNYENLAQVWEKTASRSGMSCDGSLWSENPISSPYTASIAIKAAELQGRKLAIRFLRQLQEYVFIGKKDISNIDVLTECAEMVGLDVEEFLYDINSSSAAKGFQCDLKITSEMEVTEIPSLVFFNQNIEEEGIKVSGVYSYEVYVQILEDMLNGLPAPAKPPSLEDFLSCFKLVATKEIETVYNMNKTNVELEMKKLVLKQLAEKIPAKYGTFWRYTKKQS, from the coding sequence ATTTCCGATTGGATTAAAACACAGCATTGCTATGATATAGGAAAAAAGCCAATTGAAATTTATGTTTTTGTTGATCCGCTTTGTCCCGAATGCTGGGGCTTAGAACCAATTATTAGAAAATTACAGATAGAATATGGTCAGTTATTCAGCTTACGCCATGTTTTAAGCGGTAAAATTGATTCTCTTAATATGGGGAAAAATAAAAATTATGAAAACCTTGCTCAAGTTTGGGAAAAGACGGCCAGCCGCTCGGGAATGTCCTGTGACGGAAGCCTCTGGTCCGAAAACCCAATCTCTTCTCCATATACTGCTTCCATCGCCATAAAAGCAGCTGAATTACAGGGCCGGAAATTGGCCATTCGCTTCTTAAGGCAGCTTCAAGAATATGTATTCATCGGGAAAAAGGACATTTCCAATATCGATGTTTTGACGGAGTGTGCCGAAATGGTTGGATTGGATGTCGAGGAATTCCTATACGACATCAACTCGTCAAGCGCTGCCAAGGGCTTTCAATGTGATCTGAAAATCACAAGTGAAATGGAAGTGACGGAAATCCCTTCACTTGTCTTCTTCAATCAAAATATCGAAGAAGAAGGAATCAAGGTTTCGGGCGTCTATTCTTACGAGGTATATGTTCAAATTTTAGAAGATATGCTGAATGGCCTTCCGGCACCTGCCAAACCGCCCTCTCTTGAAGATTTCTTAAGCTGCTTCAAACTCGTGGCGACCAAGGAAATCGAAACGGTCTATAATATGAACAAAACTAACGTCGAACTGGAAATGAAGAAGCTTGTATTAAAACAGCTGGCTGAGAAAATTCCAGCTAAATATGGGACGTTCTGGAGATATACAAAGAAGCAATCATGA
- a CDS encoding lytic transglycosylase domain-containing protein, which produces MKVQDFKTFIELQALQPFTNKNHTNMPSSQSIFQDMLSELVSGDTLDGASQRLGSLLSTVETEANSILQSRDAASMVPNTPVSPAPAGREMSETGSNYDEIISQAATLYKLPEKLIKSVIKQESNFDPKAVSYAGAAGLMQLMPATARSLGVNDATDPEQNIMGGSKYLSQMMARYDGNIQLALAAYNAGPGNVDKYNGIPPFKETKNYVQSVYGTFLS; this is translated from the coding sequence TTGAAAGTACAGGATTTCAAAACTTTTATCGAATTGCAGGCCCTACAGCCATTCACAAATAAAAACCATACAAATATGCCTTCATCGCAATCGATTTTTCAGGACATGCTGTCTGAACTCGTATCGGGTGATACGCTAGACGGCGCGTCGCAAAGATTGGGTTCGTTATTATCCACTGTGGAAACGGAAGCGAACTCCATCCTTCAATCAAGGGACGCAGCATCGATGGTCCCCAACACCCCTGTCTCCCCTGCCCCGGCAGGACGGGAGATGAGCGAAACCGGATCAAATTACGATGAAATCATCAGCCAGGCAGCCACTTTGTATAAGCTCCCGGAAAAGCTGATTAAGTCGGTCATCAAACAGGAATCGAACTTTGACCCTAAAGCGGTCAGTTACGCCGGCGCGGCCGGGCTTATGCAATTAATGCCCGCAACCGCCAGAAGCCTTGGAGTGAATGATGCCACGGATCCCGAACAAAACATCATGGGCGGAAGTAAATATTTAAGCCAGATGATGGCCCGTTATGACGGAAACATCCAACTCGCCCTTGCGGCTTATAACGCAGGACCGGGAAATGTGGATAAATATAACGGCATTCCACCATTCAAAGAAACAAAGAATTATGTTCAAAGCGTTTACGGGACATTTTTAAGTTAA
- the pepF gene encoding oligoendopeptidase F, which yields MVQETKVNTLPARNEIAAEDTWRLEDIFATEEDWEAAFKEVKEDLKKADAHKGMLGESAEKLFAALQLQDEVFENLGKVYSYSHMRNDQDTANPFYQGMEDRAKALYAQAAAAFSYMVPELLSIDESKVAGFLEEKEELKLYKHSLEEISLQRPHILTAEQEELLAQASEVLDASGNTFGMLNNADLKFPTIKDEEGTEVEITHGRYIRFLESEDRRVREEAFKGVYSKYGEFRNTFASTLSGEVKNHNFNATVRKYDSARHAALSSNNIPETVYDNLVKTVNDNLPLLHRYLELRKKVLALDELHMYDLFTPLVKEVKMEVTYEEAKDYVLKGLAPLGEDYLNVLKEGFENRWVDVHENKGKRSGAYSSGTYGTNPYILMNWQNNVNNLFTLVHEFGHSVHSYYTRKCQPYPYGNYSIFVAEVASTCNENLLNDYLLNTIEDEKKRIYLLNHYLEGFRGTLFRQTMFAEFEHTIHLKAQNGEALTADMLTKEYYELNKKYFGENVTIDEEIGLEWARIPHFYYNYYVYQYATGISAATALSKQILEEGEPAVTRYLEFLKSGSSDYPIEVLKKAGVDMTKAEPVQEAMNVFEEKLNELEELLNQ from the coding sequence ATGGTGCAGGAAACAAAAGTGAATACTTTACCGGCAAGAAATGAAATAGCTGCTGAAGATACTTGGAGACTTGAGGATATCTTCGCAACCGAGGAAGATTGGGAAGCTGCCTTTAAAGAAGTGAAAGAGGATCTCAAAAAAGCGGATGCACATAAAGGGATGCTTGGCGAGAGTGCAGAAAAGTTATTTGCCGCTCTTCAACTTCAAGATGAAGTGTTCGAAAACCTGGGCAAAGTGTATTCTTATTCACATATGCGCAATGATCAAGATACGGCCAATCCTTTTTACCAAGGGATGGAAGACCGGGCGAAAGCTTTATATGCCCAGGCAGCCGCCGCATTTTCCTATATGGTTCCGGAACTGTTGAGCATCGATGAAAGCAAAGTGGCGGGGTTTTTGGAAGAAAAAGAAGAACTGAAACTCTATAAACATTCATTAGAGGAAATAAGTCTTCAAAGGCCCCATATCCTAACGGCAGAACAGGAAGAATTATTGGCACAGGCATCAGAGGTACTCGATGCATCAGGCAATACATTCGGCATGCTTAACAATGCTGACTTGAAATTCCCGACGATCAAGGATGAAGAGGGAACTGAAGTGGAGATCACGCACGGACGGTATATCCGTTTTCTTGAAAGTGAAGACCGCCGTGTACGCGAGGAGGCCTTCAAAGGGGTATACAGCAAGTATGGAGAGTTCCGCAATACCTTTGCCTCTACCCTGTCTGGAGAGGTCAAGAATCATAACTTCAATGCAACGGTTCGGAAATATGATTCAGCACGCCATGCCGCTTTAAGCAGCAATAACATCCCGGAGACCGTATACGATAACCTTGTCAAAACGGTTAATGACAATCTGCCGCTGCTGCACCGTTACCTTGAATTGCGTAAGAAGGTACTCGCTTTGGATGAACTTCATATGTATGATCTATTCACTCCGCTCGTAAAAGAAGTGAAGATGGAAGTGACCTATGAGGAGGCAAAAGATTATGTCCTTAAGGGTCTTGCGCCTCTAGGCGAGGATTATTTAAATGTGTTGAAAGAAGGGTTTGAAAACCGTTGGGTCGATGTACATGAAAACAAGGGGAAACGAAGCGGCGCCTATTCCTCCGGTACATATGGCACGAATCCATACATTTTAATGAATTGGCAAAATAACGTCAATAACCTATTCACGCTCGTTCATGAGTTTGGGCATTCAGTCCATAGCTACTATACACGCAAATGTCAGCCATATCCATACGGGAACTACTCGATATTTGTTGCGGAGGTCGCCTCGACTTGCAATGAAAACTTATTGAATGATTATTTACTAAATACGATTGAAGATGAAAAGAAACGCATTTATTTATTGAATCATTATCTTGAAGGCTTCCGTGGAACATTGTTCCGTCAAACGATGTTTGCGGAGTTTGAACATACGATCCACTTAAAAGCGCAGAATGGGGAAGCGTTGACAGCCGATATGCTCACGAAGGAATATTATGAGTTGAATAAGAAATACTTTGGCGAGAATGTGACCATTGATGAGGAAATCGGGTTGGAATGGGCACGCATCCCACATTTCTACTACAATTATTATGTTTATCAATATGCGACAGGAATCAGTGCAGCAACAGCCCTAAGCAAGCAGATCCTTGAAGAAGGCGAACCAGCAGTCACAAGGTATTTGGAATTCTTGAAATCGGGCAGCTCCGACTATCCAATCGAAGTACTCAAAAAGGCTGGAGTCGATATGACAAAAGCCGAGCCTGTACAAGAAGCCATGAATGTATTCGAAGAGAAGTTAAATGAATTGGAAGAGCTATTGAATCAATAG
- a CDS encoding CYTH domain-containing protein, translating into MDQHIEIEFKNLLDEKEFRQLIDHFEIDAADFTSQHNHYFDTSEFELKKRSSALRIREKNNRYELTLKQPATEGLLETNQDITAEAATAFLKHGTFPEGLILRLLTAEGFDPGAFACFGTLQTDRFEFPYKQGLLVLDHSSYLNQEDFELEYEVTDAKAGKNIFLTLLQTLQIPERKTENKVKRFYRAKFRD; encoded by the coding sequence ATGGACCAGCATATAGAAATCGAGTTTAAAAACCTTTTGGACGAAAAAGAATTCCGGCAGCTGATCGATCATTTCGAGATCGATGCCGCCGATTTTACATCACAGCATAATCATTATTTCGATACATCTGAATTCGAATTGAAAAAACGCAGCTCTGCGCTCCGGATTCGGGAGAAAAACAATCGTTATGAATTGACTTTAAAGCAGCCCGCTACAGAGGGACTATTGGAAACCAACCAAGACATCACCGCCGAAGCTGCCACAGCGTTTCTGAAGCATGGCACTTTCCCTGAAGGGCTGATCTTACGGCTCCTCACGGCAGAGGGATTCGATCCGGGAGCCTTTGCCTGCTTCGGGACTCTGCAGACGGACAGGTTTGAATTCCCATACAAGCAGGGGTTGCTCGTCTTGGATCATAGCTCATATCTAAATCAAGAGGACTTTGAGCTTGAATACGAAGTGACGGACGCAAAGGCGGGGAAAAATATTTTCCTAACCCTGCTTCAAACCCTTCAAATTCCTGAAAGAAAAACCGAAAATAAAGTTAAGAGGTTTTATCGTGCCAAATTCAGGGATTAA
- a CDS encoding competence protein CoiA family protein, which yields MLTAIKKDGTWITLPEKMPANLLMQWRRSGKYYCPCCKSEMSIKAGEVRIPHFAHKNNHSCHASSEPESAYHLSGKRKLFQWFLSHDYQVELEAYLPDIKKRADILATVGGIRYAIEFQCSTIPEIEFIDRTEAYRSMGIKPIWILAANCLKRKNKHEFQLSDFQWLFVTGSYQHPFLWMFCPESNQLSALKNLTPFSPRTVFAELTTAPLKFLTPHKLIPRKCSRFPFLPAWRQKRKNWCLHVVKNARRGDPFLKGLYLHRLAAATIPVEIGIPVKGMLLIKTAAVEWQAWIYMDVFGKKRPGEMIYMKDVIRHFRNHARTGKIKFRTLPLLHDKSAEYPLRQHLLLLENMGYIMKVAEGEFTVEKRMSVPSNSEEGQMLEETFYHEHKLMIEKGNIQYNEG from the coding sequence ATGCTGACTGCGATAAAAAAAGATGGAACATGGATTACCCTTCCTGAAAAGATGCCAGCTAACTTGCTGATGCAATGGAGGAGATCGGGGAAATATTACTGTCCATGCTGTAAATCGGAAATGTCGATAAAAGCCGGAGAGGTCAGAATTCCCCATTTTGCACACAAAAATAATCATTCGTGCCATGCATCCTCGGAACCGGAATCCGCCTATCATTTAAGCGGAAAACGAAAATTGTTTCAATGGTTTTTGTCACATGATTATCAAGTCGAACTGGAAGCTTACCTTCCTGACATTAAGAAAAGGGCCGATATTTTGGCAACGGTAGGAGGCATCCGCTATGCAATCGAATTCCAATGCTCGACCATCCCCGAGATCGAATTCATTGACCGAACTGAAGCCTATCGAAGCATGGGCATCAAGCCGATTTGGATTCTTGCGGCAAATTGCCTAAAAAGGAAAAATAAGCATGAATTCCAGTTATCCGATTTTCAATGGCTTTTTGTCACTGGCAGTTACCAGCACCCTTTCCTGTGGATGTTCTGTCCCGAATCCAACCAATTATCAGCATTAAAGAACTTAACGCCTTTTTCCCCCAGAACCGTCTTTGCCGAATTGACGACTGCTCCTTTGAAGTTCCTTACCCCTCATAAATTAATACCGCGAAAATGCTCCCGCTTCCCTTTTCTTCCTGCTTGGAGACAAAAACGAAAGAATTGGTGCCTGCATGTCGTGAAAAACGCACGCAGAGGCGACCCTTTTCTTAAAGGGCTCTACCTACACCGTTTGGCGGCTGCAACCATTCCAGTTGAAATAGGGATTCCCGTTAAGGGGATGTTATTGATCAAGACTGCGGCAGTTGAATGGCAGGCATGGATTTACATGGATGTGTTTGGAAAGAAAAGACCTGGGGAAATGATTTACATGAAGGATGTTATCCGTCATTTCCGGAATCATGCAAGGACTGGAAAAATAAAATTCAGGACGTTACCATTGCTTCATGATAAGTCTGCGGAATATCCATTAAGGCAACATCTTCTACTATTGGAGAACATGGGCTACATCATGAAGGTGGCCGAAGGTGAATTCACCGTTGAAAAACGCATGTCCGTTCCCTCGAACAGTGAAGAAGGACAAATGCTGGAAGAAACTTTCTATCATGAGCATAAGTTGATGATTGAAAAGGGAAATATCCAGTATAATGAGGGGTGA
- a CDS encoding globin produces MMQGNPTPYEIIGEGQLHRLIDVFYSNVSQHPDLKPIFPHDLTETVRKQKQFMTQYLGGPSLYTEEHGHPMLRARHMPFEITPERAKAWLSCMYHAMDEVGLKGEMREFFYHRLYLTAQHMINTSGMDGKGEGS; encoded by the coding sequence ATGATGCAGGGAAACCCTACACCATATGAAATAATTGGAGAAGGGCAATTACACAGGTTAATTGATGTGTTTTACTCCAACGTTAGTCAACATCCTGATTTGAAGCCGATTTTCCCTCACGATCTAACGGAAACGGTCCGTAAACAAAAACAATTCATGACTCAATATCTAGGCGGTCCGTCTTTATATACCGAAGAACATGGCCATCCCATGTTGCGGGCAAGACATATGCCTTTTGAAATTACACCAGAACGTGCCAAGGCATGGTTATCATGCATGTATCATGCCATGGACGAAGTGGGACTTAAGGGTGAAATGAGGGAATTTTTCTATCACCGCCTCTATTTGACGGCACAGCATATGATCAATACATCCGGTATGGACGGGAAAGGAGAAGGCAGTTGA